In Spirochaeta isovalerica, the genomic window CCGAACAGGTCATGGCTATTCCGGTCATTACCGGTGAGAAGAGCGAATCGGAGAGATTTCCCGGAGCCGTTTCCACCTATTCCATTGAAGCGATGATGCAGGACAGAAAGGCCCTTCAGGCCGGTACATCCCATTTCCTGGGACAGAAATTCGCCAAAGCTTCGAATATCAAATTCCAGTCCAAAGACATGCAGGAAGAGTATGCATGGACCACCTCCTGGGGTGTTTCCACAAGGCTGATCGGCGCGCTGATCATGACTCACTCCGACGACAACGGTCTGGTTCTCCCTCCGAGAATCGCTCCGGCCCATGTCGTGTTCCTTCCCATCTACAAGACTGATGAGGAGCGCGATACGGTTCTCGCCTTTATCGAAGAGATCAGAACGGAGATCCGCGGACTCGGAAGATATCATGAGAGACATATCGTCGCCGATGTGGATGACAGGGATATGCGCGGCGGCGAGAAGAACTGGAGCTGGATTAAAAAAGGCGTTCCCCTGAAAGTAGAAGTGGGTATGCGCGATATCGAAAAGAACTCTCTGGCGGTTCTGCGCCGCGACAATCCCGAGCTGAAGAAGGATTTTATTAATAGAGATGAGTTTGTGAAAAATCTTCATGCGACTCTCGACGATATACAGAAGACTCTCTTCGACCGTGCCAAAGCATTCCGCGATGAAAACACCAGAACCATCGACGACAAAGATGAGTTCGAAGCCTATTTTACGCCGGAAAACAAGGACAAGCCGGAGATCCACGGGGGATTCGCCCTGTCTCACTGGTGCGGTTCCGTCCAATGCGAAGATGAGCTGAAGGATCTGAAGATCACCATCCGGAACATACCTCTCGATGCAAAAGAGGAAGCAGGTAAGTGTATACACTGCGGAGCGCCGAGCAAACGGCGGGTGGTATTTGCTAAAGCTTATTGATAATCAGCACCGCTTACGGATTATGCCGGGCGGTGTTTGACTTTATAAGACTTTTGGTTCAACAATTAATTGATGAAGCGCTTGTTGTTTCTCCTCATATTTATTTTCTCCTTTCCCCTTTTCAGCGATGATACAGCGGATGTTCCCGCTGCGGATGAAGGCGTTCTCAGTGAAGGACCGGACAGCGCTGTCGTAATCGATGACACGCCGGCGGGAGTGTCCGAAACTGCGGACGCGGCTTTGGCGAATCCCGAAACTGCAGAAGCTGCCGGACCGGAATCACCTGCTGAACCTGACGAAACCGAAACGTCCGCACCTGATTCGCCAACGGGTACAATCCTCTTGCGGCCTACCGGGGCAAGCGGCGGATACACTGTCTATATCGACGGAGAAGAGGCCGGTTCAGATCTCAAAGTTGTCAATGTCGAACCGGGAGAACATCTTGTCGAAATCAGGCAGAAAAGATTGCGGATCGAACGTGTCCTTCTTACGGAAAATGTGACGGTTCCTGCAGTCGGTTCCGCCGAATTCACGTTTACTCTTCCCGATATGCTGGGAAGCGAAGAGACAGTGATCCTCGATCTGAAACGGCGTATCGAAAGGGCCATAGACAATAAGGAATCGCTATTTGATTTGAGGGATGAAATTACCTCGTTTCTGGAACAGATGCCGGACTGGATGGAGGACAAACCTGTTCTGGAAGATTACAGACTCAAAATTCTTATCGAACTGGAGCAGCGCAGAGCCACCACTAATTTTATTTTCGGGGATATGATCGACCTCTCTTTTTTTATGGAGGATTATGACTTTATAGACTATGAATTGCATACGACTCCCGCTTCTTTCGATTTTAAGTGGGCTCTCAAATATGTATTGATTCTCAAAAGGCTTCAAATGCTTCAAATTCTCATGAACAGGGATTTTGAACTCTATGGAGAACAATTGGGCGAGAACGAGCTTCTCCTGGCTCTCGCTGGTCGGGTAACGCCGGATTTTGCTGAAAAATATCGCACCGATTTTCAGTCCATTAACAATATGTATCTTCATTTCATTGGTGAAAAGCGCATTCCCGACAGACGCAATTTTCAAAAGCAGCTTGCGGTTCGCTACGGCAGCGTCTGGGAATCGCTCGAATCCATCAAATCCAGTGATATCCTTCCGGACAGCAGGGACGTGCTGGCCATAAAGGCCGCCTATAGTTCTATGGATCTCTCCGTGCTCTGGAATCCCGATATGCTGAAAAGCGGAGAAAGGCCTCTGAAGTTCAATCTGACCGCAGGCGGAGGCGCTTTGCTCACAGCCGGTCTGTTCTGGGAACCCCGGCCCTGGTTCGCCCTGAATGTGGGTGTTTCGGGAACATATGACTTTATTAACAGAAGCGGAGAGGATGATTGGCTCGCTGATGAAAATCCTTCCATGACCTTTTCCATTCCCGTTGAGTTGGATTTCTTCATCGTCAACAGGAAGCTGGAGATCTTTCTGGGGATAACAGCTGATATTTTTCGTCTTCAGAACAAACCGACTATTCACTGGAGTAACGGTTTCGCCCGTGACGCGGAAGGGTTCCAGACAGGAAGCGTAATTGCTTTCTGGACCGCTGTCGGAATTAATGCGGGTATCGGACTGGATCTGGGTAAGGTCGATATTTATCTGTCCAACTATTTTTATATAACCGATTTCAGTCTCGACAGTTTCAATATCGACTCGATCCGCTATTCCCCGGCCATAGGAGTCCGCCTGTGAAAAAATCTGTAATTCTGATAATCGCGGCATTTCTGCTGTCCGGATGTTTTGATTTTCTCCCTTTTTACAAATACGACTCCGATCCCGAGCCGGTTTATGTGCATTGGAGCGTTACCGGCGGGGGAACTGACTGGAAAATCAATGAAACCGGTAAATGGGGGAACGGTGGAGCGGAAATTTTTTTTGATGGAAACACTTTTCAGGCAAATTCCGTATGGAGTGAAGGGCGGGCTCCGGCTTTCGGCAATTTAACTGCATTCGGCCCATTATCTCCTTTCCAAATCATGACCGGGTATCTGCAGAGTTTTTTAAGCGGTATCGACTTTTCCACTCCCGGCATATCAATAAGCACCGATATAAGCGGAACTCTTGTCACTTACACCGCCTATACGGGAGAGGTAGGATGGAGTATCCCCTATGAAGCGGAAATTGATGGTTTTACATTTCTCGATTATCTGGATCCCAATCAGCTTTCCGGTTCCGGGACTCTTGCGGTCGTCGAATTCAATACGCAAAGCGATGATCCCTTTCTCCAGGGGCAGGGACTAGCTGTCTTTCACAATGGGTATCCCGGGGGATTGCTCTATTTCGCATTCGAACACCACAGCGGTTACATCTCCCTTTTTCACCTCAATTATTCCAGTTCTTCCCAGAGCGTAGACTATTTCGGACAGCTGGAAGCCGACTATAAGTGGTACTTTTTCCCTTATTGATTTTTATCTTCAAATACGCCAATATTTCAAAGCCCTATGGAACAGCAGTTTCTATTTGATGACTTCGAACCGGGTTTCCAGGAGCCTCAGCCGGAGAAAGTAAGAAAAACAAAAAAAAGCCCCTCAAAGTCCTCAAAGAAGAAGGCAGAAAAGAAAACGGTAGATGAGCAGCCTCTCTCTCTTTTTGATGATCTTCCTCTCTTCGCATCAGCAGATCTCTTTCAGCCGGATCTCTTCTCCCAACCGGAACCCCGAAAGGCCGTTACGCCCAAGTCGAAAGTCATAAAAACATCGAAAAAGTCCAAAAAAGGCGAAACTGCTGAATCGGTTCCTGCGGAGCTTTCCGATAGGGAAAGACAATCGGACGCTCAAATCATATCCGAGCCTTTGCCGGAAAAGCATAGGGAAGCTGAACCTGTCCTGGAGCCTGATCATGAGCAGCCGCCGGAACCGGAAAGAAAAACCGTAAATGAGTCAGAACGTCTCCCCGAACCTGAACCCGAACCGATTCCGGAAGAGCCTCCTGAAGAGAAGCCTCCCTGGTCTCACGGTTTTGTTATCGAACCGGATTTTTTCACAGATACCATGACGAGGGGGCTTTCGGCAACGGCTTATCATCTCAATAATTATCCCGGAGAAGAGGAGAATCCCCTTCATCCCTGGGGAACATCTGATGAGACCGGTGAACTGTCCGGCCTGGAAGAAAAGTTTCACAAACTGCTTAAAAAAAACAAAGGACTTTATCGCCTTTCTGATGCTTTCAATCAGATCGAACTGGGTGAAATCGGTTCTTTCTATTACCGGGACTACCGGGGGCTCATCGATGTGCATGTGAGGGAAATACTGGAGACGCGCATCAGTTTCGTTTTTTACGATCATAAAGGGGGCGACCCCTTTTATATGCCTCAGGTGACATTCTCCGATGGAAAAACTTCTTCCCGGACTCTCTATCTCCCCCATGAATTCTACAACGACAGCGGCCTCTTCTACCTTCTTGATATACACAGCGCCGTTATTTTCTATATGCGGCAAGTTAATGAGGCATCAGACTGGATTATCGACTTTTTTGCAAACTGCACGTCCATGAGCGAAGAGGAAATTATCAGCCTGTCGGAAAGAGTGGGGAAGGGGCTGCCTGAAGGAATCTTCGTCGAACTGCCTCAGAGCAGAATCGAGTACGTTAATCCCGAGCCTGTTCCCATACTGGAATTCTCCGAAAGAGGAAGAAAGTCCCGAATCTCTCTTTTCTTTCGCTATGAAGACCGCGAATTTGCTTTCAGAAAAAACACGACAGCCTCATTCATATCCGAAAAAACTGATGATGTGACAACTATCATAAACAGGAATACGGCTTTTGAGCTTGAAGCTTTCAACTATTTCTGCGAAGTAATGGAAGACAAACTCATATACAGCGATCTCGAGTTCCGCGACGGCTTCACTTTCGAGTTCAAGAGTTCGGTGGACAAGATGCTCCTCCATTTCGGGGAACAGCTCATTTCCGACGGTGCCGAGCTGAGAAGGCGGGGAACCAAACAGAAGATCCGTATGGCCGCCGGATTCTCATTCAATGTCAACAAGAGCCATGACTGGCTCGATATAAAAGCGCGGATTAAAGATACGGAAGGGAATCTCGATGATCCCGTTTTTGACAGCTTCACTCCCGGCGATCCCCTTATGAAAGGGCGGAGCGGGTTCTACCTGATCCGTCAGGCCGATCTGGAAAAGCTGGAACAGCTCCGGAATATGGGAATGGATGACGACGGGGAACTGAGTCTCTCTTCCTTCAATCTGGGTATGATCGATGTTCTGTACGATGAGATTGAAAACCGCGACAACGAGGAGGTCCTCCGGCTCGGGAAGGCGATCGAAGGTCTTCAGCATTTTGATGAGATAGAAGAAGCCGAGCCTCCCGAAGGTCTGAACGCGACTCTCCGGCACTATCAGCAGGCGGGACTCAACTGGCTGTACTTTCTGAATCAGTATAACCTCAACGGCTGTCTGGCCGATGATATGGGACTGGGAAAAACGATCCAGACTCTGGCCCTGCTTATGAAGTTGAAAAACGAAGGGAAGCTTGAAAAAGCCCTGATCGTCGTTCCTGTCAGTACCATGCCCAACTGGCAGGATGAAGCTGAAAAATTCACGCCTTCTCTCAAGACTCTCCGTCACTACGGTCCCGGCAGGGCTAAAACGGAACTTGAGCTTCAGGACTTCGACATCATTCTGGTCAGCTTTCACACTCTCAGAAATGATATAGAGCTCTTCTCCTCAATGGATTTCACTTATCTCATACTCGATGAGGCCCAGAATATTAAAAACGCCTCCTCCCAGATATTCAAAAGCGTCAAACTGGTCCATGCAAGGCATCGCCTGTCTCTGACCGGTACACCTATCGAGAACAACACAATGGATCTCTGGGCCCAGTTCGACTTCCTCAACCCGGGACTTCTCAGTTCGGCGGAACAGTATAAGCGGCGATTCGCCCGGCCCATCGAGGATGAAAATGATGAAGGGGCGACGGAACTGCTCAGAAAAATCGTCTTTCCCTTTATTCTGCGCAGAAAGAAAGAAGACGTCGTCAAAGATCTTCCGGAAAAAGAGGAGATTATCCAGCATATCGAACTGGGATACGAACAGCGCAAGCTCTACAACGAGATTCGGGAATATTACCGGAATAAAGTCAGCGATTCTGTCAACGACAACGGTGTGGCGGGGTCGCAGATGGTTATATTCGAAGCCCTTCTCAGGCTCCGGCAGGCGGCAAACTTTCCGAAAATGGTTTCCGAGGAATACAGCCATATCATCCCCGCCAAGTTTGAAATGCTTAAGGACCTGATTAAAGAGATTCTAGAGGAGAATCACAAAATCCTCATCTTCTCCCAGTTTGTCAAATCTTTACATATCATACGTGATTATCTGGATCAGGCGGGAATCACCTATTCCTATCTGGACGGACAGACCCGGGACCGGGACGGGCAGATCAAGAGCTTTCAGAATGATGAGTCGAACCGCGTTTTCCTGATCAGCCTCAAAGCCGGGGGAGTGGGAATCAACCTCACATCAGCGGATTACGTCGTTCTCTTCGATCCCTGGTGGAATCCCGCTATCGAAGCCCAGGCCATTGCCAGAAGCCACAGGATCGGACAGCAGAACCGTGTTATCGCCTATAAGTTCATCGCCAAGGATACGGTGGAGGACAAGATTCTGGAGATGCAGAACCGCAAGAAGATGCTTGTGGAGGATGTCGTTTCCACGGAGAGCAGTTTCTTCAAATCTCTGGGGAAAGAGGATGTGGTGAATCTGTTCAGTTAGAGGGATTTCACTATCTTCAGAATCAATCCATGCCCTATGATAAAGCCCTGTTTGAGAAAATGGCCGATAATATGTGGAATAGAATCAAGCCTTAAGTGTCAGTTCTGGAGCCGGCTTAAAAGACCTAGCGAATTCAGTAAAGCTTTTTTATCATTGTCTTCCAAACCGATAGAACAGGATTTATAGATATTCAGTCCCTGTTCCCTGTATTCATCCAGAGTTCTCCGTCCTTCTTCTGTTACGCTGACCAGTTTCGATCGCCGGTCATCGGGGTTCTCCTTCTCCTCTATCCAGCCCTGTTTATTCAGACGATTGACCACTTCAACTCCCGACGACATTTCCATATTGTTGGAAAAAATCAACCGGGATTTTGTCATGTCTCCGTGTTCGTTCAGAACGAAAAGGTACTGGAAATCCATAAAGGATGAAAAGGGCGTTTCGGTCGCAAACCGATTCTGTTCTTTTTTCAGGAGGTTGGCCATATTGACCAGATGCATTCCGATCAGAATGTCTTCCATTCCCGAACCGTCGTGTTCCTCTGCGATGTTTTCCTTTTCTCCGGAGCTCAATAACCAGCGGGAAAAATCGACGATCCAGTCAGATTTTAAAGTCTCTGCACCGGATTGCTTCAGGTAATTTTCCAGATAGGTCAGTAGTTCTTTGGCGTGTTGTAGAGTCGAATCATTCATTTATCCCATAATAATGCTATAAAGCATTAAAAATCAAGCTGTATAGTTGACTTTAATAAAATATCACAGTATATAAAGTGCTATAAAGCATTAAATATAAGGATTTAGTATGAAAAAGAAGCTTATTAAGAGAATTTTACTCATTATCGCTATTGTGATTGCCTCACTTGCATTGCTGGCAGTCATCGTTCCTCTGTTTATTTCTCCATCACCTCTAGAGGATGTGGTCTCTGTTGAAGAGGTTCAAAGGAACGACAGCCGTTTTGTCACTATTCCCTTTGAAGGGACTGATGGCATTGAAATCCATTATAGGGAAAAGGGCGGGGCAGATAAGGATGAACCTGTTTTTGTTCTCCTTCACGGCTCCATGTACAACCTGTATTCCTGGGACAGGGTTATGGACTTTTTCGGTTCCATGGGACGGGTCATCGCTTATGACCAGGTTCCCTACGGACTGAGTGAAAAAATGATATCCGGTGACTGGTCCGGAGCCAATCCCTATACACAGGAAGCGGCGGTAGATCAGCTAGTGGCTCTGCTCGATGAGTTTGATCTCGATCAGGTCTATCTGGTCGGTTCATCATACGGAGGTACTCTGGCAGTACGCACAGCCCTTGAGCATGAGGAGAGAGTCGCCGGTATGATACTGGTCGATGCGGCGGTGTTTGTCAGCGAAACCATGCCCGAATGGCTCCTGGAAAGTCGTCAGATGGAAAATATCGGTCCGCTTTTCGCCAGGATGATGGGAAACAATGTTCCCTTTTATGAATCCTGCTATGCCGACCCCGCTTTTTTCAACGGAAAGCGGAAGGAAGATACAATGATCCTGACAAAAGTGGAGAATTGGGATGCCGCTCTCTGGCAGTACCTGAAGGCCTGGGGGGCTGAGACTTATGATTTTGAGTCCCGAATTTCTTCCATCGATGTACCCGTCCTGGTCATTTCAGGAAGCGAAGACGCCATAGTACCCGTTGAAGACAGTGTGAAACTGGATCGATTGTTACCGGAATCAAAGCTGGAGATTATCAACGGCGCCGGGCATATGCCCCATGAGGAGAGTCCGGAGAAATTTATCGATATCGTAACCCCCTGGATTGATGAAGTCATAAACAGTGAGGCCTCCCTTTGATTTCAAACACCGCTATCAGTATTGAGGGTCTGACACGCTCCTACGGAGGGGAGATGCCGGCTGTGGACTCAATCAGTCTTTCGGTACAGACCGGTTCGGTCTACGCTCTGCTGGGACCGAACGGCGCCGGGAAAACAACAACCATATCCATGCTGTCCACGCTTCTCCGGCCTACGTCCGGCACGGCGAAAGTCGCCGGTCTGGATATCGTCAGGGAGCCGGGAAAAGTCCGCCGGAAAATCGGAACGACTTTTCAGGAAATCGTTCTGGAACCGGATTTCACAGGAAGGGAGAATCTTGACTATCACGCAAGATTGTACGGAATGAAAAAAGCCGAGCGAAGCGGGAAGATCAAAGAGCTGCTCGCGTTAGTGGAACTGGAAGAGGTGGCTGACCGCCCTGTGAAAACCTATTCCGGAGGGATGAAAAGGCGCCTTGAGCTGGCCCGCGGTCTAGTCGCAGATCCTGAGATTCTTATACTCGATGAGCCGACCCAGGGGTTGGATCCACAGAACCGGACAAAGATCTGGGAGTATATAAAATCACGGCAGGAACAAAAGGGAATAACCGTTTTGCTGACAACTCATTATATGGATGAAGCCGAAGCCGTATCGGACAGAGTGGGAATCATCGACAGGGGAAAAATCATGGCAGAGGGGACTCCCCGGGAGCTTATTGACCAGATGGGTTCCGATGGAATTCGCCTGAAGGGCACAGGGGATAAGGTAACCCTGATTCGGACTTTAAAAGATCTGCCTTTTGTAGAAACCGTGGAAGCCATAGGCGATATGGTCCAGATCGGCGTTGATTCAGGCAATCGCAGGCTGGCAGAGGTTGTGGAAAAGGCATTCGGCTGCGGTTACAGAATTGAAGATATCACTCTATCGAAACCAACCCTGGAAGATGTTTTTCTAAAGCACACAGGGCGGCATTTAAGAGACTGAAAAAGGATAAATATGAACGCTACATTTATTTTCTGGCAGAAATATATGCACAAGACGCTGAAGCATCCCGAGGAAATAGCCGGAATGCTGATTCAGCCTCTTCTCTGGGTCGTTCTTTTCGGCGTGGGTATGCGCGGCATGATGAAAGGGGATAATTATATGACCTTTATGATTCCTGGAATCGTCGCCCTTACAGCAGTAGGAGCCGCCATCGCAGGAGGATCGACCTGGTTGAACGAAAGGTTAAGCGGTATCGTAAAAAAATACAGAGCCGCTCCGGTTCCCCGGGTGAGCATCCTTTCAGGGCATGTTCTGACGATCACTACAAAAGTGCTCATTCAGGCACTTATCATTTTTCTGGTCGGCCTCATCATGGGAGCGGAATTGAACGGAAACCCCTTCGGATGGTTGGGCGGTTTGATTCTCATAGCTGCTTTCGGAATCGGTTTTTCCGGATTGGCTCTGGCCGCGGCAACTATGACTGACAGTTCCGAAGGATATCACATGCTCATTTTCCTTCTTCAAATGCCTCTGCTGTTTCTGAGCAACTCGCTGTATCCCCTTGCATCGCTTCCCCTGTGGATGCGTATCGGAGCTCTGGCCAATCCGACGACCTATGTGGTTACCGGGTTGCGGCAGACTGCACTCGATTCCGCTCAATCGGCAGGAGCCGCTGCGATTCCTCTCTGGATCTGTTTTGCCGTAAGCGCGGGGTTTGCCCTGGCGGGGCTGGCCGCAGCGGCTAAAGCTTTTAAAAAAGAGAACAGGTAAATTATACGATCTATTTATAGAATGACTTCAAATCGGTTTATCCTTGTGATAAACCGTTTTTTAACATACATTTTGATTATATGATTGAGAAGATCCAGACTGTTGCGGCAGATATATTCAGGAAATACGATAAGGTCGTTGCTGTTTTTTTACTGGGAAGTGCTGCCACCAGTAAATTAAGACCGGATAGTGATATAGATATGGCTTTACTTACCGAATCAGGTAAAAAAATCTTACCATCTGATTTTTTAAGCCTTTCATCATCTTTATCTTATGAATTCTCAAGAACTGTTGATCTGGGGATTATCTCTTCGAAAAACCTGATCTATGCCAGAGAAGCCTTGTTGAAAGGTATTCCTGTGTTTGTCAGAGATGAAGACAAAATGAATCTGCTCAGGGCTAATCTTCTGGGGATGTACATTCAATTTAATGAAGATAGAAGGGAAATTGTGGAAGCCTATGCAAGCCGATAATGTCATATTGAATAAATCAGCCATTATTGAACGGTCTCTTAGAAGAATGAGAGAGGAATACAACGCAAATCCCCAACTGGATAATTTTACTCATATTGATGCATTAATCCTCAATCTGGAGAGGGCTTGTCAGGCAGCTATTGATTTGGCCCAGCATCTTGTCGCTATTAAGCATTTGGGAATGCCCCAGAATAGCGCGGAATCATTTCATCTTCTTGAAAATTCCGGAATAATATCATCAGCTTCTACTAAATCCATGATTGCCATGACAGGTTTCAGAAATATCGTAATCCATGAATATCAGAAGTTGGATATGGGGATTTTGAAGCAGATAGTTGAAGAAGAATACAAATCGCTTATTCTTTTCTGCAAAGAAATAGGCATTGAAATTCTTGTAAATGAATAAAAAAAGGAGCCGTTCCCGGCTCCTTTCAAATCCAATCTTAAGCGTAGATTACTTTCTGTAACCCAGGGGCAAAACTTCTTTGCTGTACAGCTCGTTGAGAACTTCTCCCATGGCCGTGTAGATGGCGCTGGATCCGCAGAAGATTCCCACGACACCGGCTACTCGTCCTACAAAGGCGATACCTGTGAAATCTTTTATGGCTAACAGGAAGAAAAGCAATGTCAGCGTGCCGAATACGACCTGAAGAGCTCTTGTGAGTCTCAGAGTTCCGATAAACATGAATCCTGTAAAGATTCCCCACATAAGCAGGTAAAACCCCATGGACAGATCATCAGAAGCCGGTGCCCATCCCAATCGGGGGAGTTCGAGCAGCGCTACGAAGGACAGCCAGAAGGCTCCGTAGGAAGTGAAGGCTGTTGCGGCAAAAGTGTTACCTTTTTTCTGTTCGTGCAGGCCGGCGAAAATCTGAGCCAGTCCTCCGAAAAAGACTCCCATGGCAAGGATCATGGAATTGAGCTCAAAAAGCCCTATGTTGTGAATATTCAGCAGTACGGTTGTCATACCGAATCCCATCAGTCCCAGAGGGGCGGGATTGGCTGTTTGATCGAGAATTCTTCTCGCTTCAGAGTTATTGGACATTATGTCTTTCTCCTTTTTTACTTTGTCCGGGTCTTTAAGTAACTAAACCCGGATAACTCTATACGGGGGGCAATTATAGATAAAATAATATACATGAGCAATATGGGCGAATGAACAGATCATTTTTTGTTGAAAGAATTTTACAACCCGGACTGTTTCGTGGTAATATCAGACAATCATACTTTGTTTGATCATTATAGAAAAAATCGAAAAAACAGGAGGCAGTCAACATGGATAAGAAATTGGCTGTTATAGCAATCGGGGGAAACTCCTTAATCACAGATAAAGACCATCAGACAGTAGAGGATCAGTATCAGGCCATCTGTACTACTGCAAAGCATATTGTTGATCTCATAGAGGAAGGGTACAGCGTAGTTGTCACTCACGGAAACGGACCTCAGGTCGGTTTCATCCTCAGAAGATCGGAAATCGCTCATGAAACAGCGGGTATGCACTCCGTTCCTCTGGTAAGTTGCGGAGCCGATACGCAGGGCGCTATCGGATACCAGATCCAGCAGGCTATGGACAATGAATTCAAGAGCCGCGGCATGGATAAAAGCGCGGTGACTATCGTAACCCAGGTGGAAGTTGATAAAGAGGATCAGGCTTTTGCCAATCCGAGCAAACCTATCGGGACTTTTTACTCTGAAGAGCAGATGGAGACCATCAGAAAAGAGCATCCTGACTGGAACATGGTTTCCGATGCCGGTAGGGGATACAGGAGAGTCGTTCCTTCTCCCAGACCGCAGAGTATCGTGGAGCGCGAAGCCATCAATACGCTCATCGATGCGGGATTCAATGTCATCGCTGTCGGCGGCGGCGGGATCCCGGTGGTCCGTGAAGAAAACGGTTTTACGGGAATCGACGCTGTTATCGACAAGGATTTTGCAACAAGCCTTCTTGCTGCGGATCTCAAGGCGGATCTGCTGATCATCTCTACCGGTGTTCCCCAGGTGGCTCTGAACTTCAATACGCCGGAAG contains:
- a CDS encoding DEAD/DEAH box helicase, with the protein product MEQQFLFDDFEPGFQEPQPEKVRKTKKSPSKSSKKKAEKKTVDEQPLSLFDDLPLFASADLFQPDLFSQPEPRKAVTPKSKVIKTSKKSKKGETAESVPAELSDRERQSDAQIISEPLPEKHREAEPVLEPDHEQPPEPERKTVNESERLPEPEPEPIPEEPPEEKPPWSHGFVIEPDFFTDTMTRGLSATAYHLNNYPGEEENPLHPWGTSDETGELSGLEEKFHKLLKKNKGLYRLSDAFNQIELGEIGSFYYRDYRGLIDVHVREILETRISFVFYDHKGGDPFYMPQVTFSDGKTSSRTLYLPHEFYNDSGLFYLLDIHSAVIFYMRQVNEASDWIIDFFANCTSMSEEEIISLSERVGKGLPEGIFVELPQSRIEYVNPEPVPILEFSERGRKSRISLFFRYEDREFAFRKNTTASFISEKTDDVTTIINRNTAFELEAFNYFCEVMEDKLIYSDLEFRDGFTFEFKSSVDKMLLHFGEQLISDGAELRRRGTKQKIRMAAGFSFNVNKSHDWLDIKARIKDTEGNLDDPVFDSFTPGDPLMKGRSGFYLIRQADLEKLEQLRNMGMDDDGELSLSSFNLGMIDVLYDEIENRDNEEVLRLGKAIEGLQHFDEIEEAEPPEGLNATLRHYQQAGLNWLYFLNQYNLNGCLADDMGLGKTIQTLALLMKLKNEGKLEKALIVVPVSTMPNWQDEAEKFTPSLKTLRHYGPGRAKTELELQDFDIILVSFHTLRNDIELFSSMDFTYLILDEAQNIKNASSQIFKSVKLVHARHRLSLTGTPIENNTMDLWAQFDFLNPGLLSSAEQYKRRFARPIEDENDEGATELLRKIVFPFILRRKKEDVVKDLPEKEEIIQHIELGYEQRKLYNEIREYYRNKVSDSVNDNGVAGSQMVIFEALLRLRQAANFPKMVSEEYSHIIPAKFEMLKDLIKEILEENHKILIFSQFVKSLHIIRDYLDQAGITYSYLDGQTRDRDGQIKSFQNDESNRVFLISLKAGGVGINLTSADYVVLFDPWWNPAIEAQAIARSHRIGQQNRVIAYKFIAKDTVEDKILEMQNRKKMLVEDVVSTESSFFKSLGKEDVVNLFS
- a CDS encoding alpha/beta fold hydrolase translates to MKKKLIKRILLIIAIVIASLALLAVIVPLFISPSPLEDVVSVEEVQRNDSRFVTIPFEGTDGIEIHYREKGGADKDEPVFVLLHGSMYNLYSWDRVMDFFGSMGRVIAYDQVPYGLSEKMISGDWSGANPYTQEAAVDQLVALLDEFDLDQVYLVGSSYGGTLAVRTALEHEERVAGMILVDAAVFVSETMPEWLLESRQMENIGPLFARMMGNNVPFYESCYADPAFFNGKRKEDTMILTKVENWDAALWQYLKAWGAETYDFESRISSIDVPVLVISGSEDAIVPVEDSVKLDRLLPESKLEIINGAGHMPHEESPEKFIDIVTPWIDEVINSEASL
- a CDS encoding membrane lipoprotein lipid attachment site-containing protein, with protein sequence MKKSVILIIAAFLLSGCFDFLPFYKYDSDPEPVYVHWSVTGGGTDWKINETGKWGNGGAEIFFDGNTFQANSVWSEGRAPAFGNLTAFGPLSPFQIMTGYLQSFLSGIDFSTPGISISTDISGTLVTYTAYTGEVGWSIPYEAEIDGFTFLDYLDPNQLSGSGTLAVVEFNTQSDDPFLQGQGLAVFHNGYPGGLLYFAFEHHSGYISLFHLNYSSSSQSVDYFGQLEADYKWYFFPY
- a CDS encoding MarR family winged helix-turn-helix transcriptional regulator translates to MNDSTLQHAKELLTYLENYLKQSGAETLKSDWIVDFSRWLLSSGEKENIAEEHDGSGMEDILIGMHLVNMANLLKKEQNRFATETPFSSFMDFQYLFVLNEHGDMTKSRLIFSNNMEMSSGVEVVNRLNKQGWIEEKENPDDRRSKLVSVTEEGRRTLDEYREQGLNIYKSCSIGLEDNDKKALLNSLGLLSRLQN
- a CDS encoding ATP-binding cassette domain-containing protein — protein: MISNTAISIEGLTRSYGGEMPAVDSISLSVQTGSVYALLGPNGAGKTTTISMLSTLLRPTSGTAKVAGLDIVREPGKVRRKIGTTFQEIVLEPDFTGRENLDYHARLYGMKKAERSGKIKELLALVELEEVADRPVKTYSGGMKRRLELARGLVADPEILILDEPTQGLDPQNRTKIWEYIKSRQEQKGITVLLTTHYMDEAEAVSDRVGIIDRGKIMAEGTPRELIDQMGSDGIRLKGTGDKVTLIRTLKDLPFVETVEAIGDMVQIGVDSGNRRLAEVVEKAFGCGYRIEDITLSKPTLEDVFLKHTGRHLRD
- a CDS encoding ABC transporter permease, encoding MNATFIFWQKYMHKTLKHPEEIAGMLIQPLLWVVLFGVGMRGMMKGDNYMTFMIPGIVALTAVGAAIAGGSTWLNERLSGIVKKYRAAPVPRVSILSGHVLTITTKVLIQALIIFLVGLIMGAELNGNPFGWLGGLILIAAFGIGFSGLALAAATMTDSSEGYHMLIFLLQMPLLFLSNSLYPLASLPLWMRIGALANPTTYVVTGLRQTALDSAQSAGAAAIPLWICFAVSAGFALAGLAAAAKAFKKENR
- the proS gene encoding proline--tRNA ligase; this encodes MAKDNKTAINPRRDEDYPIWYQEVIKAADMAENSDVRGCMVIKPWGYTIWENIQKELDDMFKATGHKNAYFPLFIPLSYLQKEADHVEGFATECAVVTHHKLTKNSEGTLVPDGELDEPLIVRPTSETIIGATFSKWVNSYRDLPILINQWANVVRWERRTRLFLRTAEFLWQEGHTVHATKEEAVDETIKMLGVYRDFAEQVMAIPVITGEKSESERFPGAVSTYSIEAMMQDRKALQAGTSHFLGQKFAKASNIKFQSKDMQEEYAWTTSWGVSTRLIGALIMTHSDDNGLVLPPRIAPAHVVFLPIYKTDEERDTVLAFIEEIRTEIRGLGRYHERHIVADVDDRDMRGGEKNWSWIKKGVPLKVEVGMRDIEKNSLAVLRRDNPELKKDFINRDEFVKNLHATLDDIQKTLFDRAKAFRDENTRTIDDKDEFEAYFTPENKDKPEIHGGFALSHWCGSVQCEDELKDLKITIRNIPLDAKEEAGKCIHCGAPSKRRVVFAKAY